A stretch of the Cheilinus undulatus linkage group 11, ASM1832078v1, whole genome shotgun sequence genome encodes the following:
- the tnnc1a gene encoding troponin C type 1a (slow) produces MNDIYKAAVEQLTDEQKNEFKAAFDIFVQDAEDGCISTKELGKVMRMLGQNPTPEELQEMIDEVDEDGSGTVDFDEFLVMMVRCMKDDSKGKSEEELAELFRMFDKNADGYIDLEELKTMLESTGEAITEDDIEELMKDGDKNNDGKIDYDEFLEFMKGVE; encoded by the exons ATGAACGACATCTACAAGGCAGCG GTTGAGCAGCTGACTGATGAACAGAAAAATG AGTTCAAGGCTGCCTTTGACATCTTTGTCCAAGATGCCGAGGACGGTTGCATCAGCACCAAGGAGCTGGGGAAGGTGATGAGGATGCTGGGCCAGAACCCCACACCCGAAGAGCTGCAGGAGATGATTGATGAGGTGGATGAAGACG GGAGTGGAACAGTTGATTTTGATGAATTTCTGGTCATGATGGTGAGGTGCATGAAGGACGACAGCAAAGGGAAATCAGAGGAGGAACTGGCGGAGCTGTTTCGCATGTTTGACAA AAACGCAGACGGTTACATTGACCTGGAGGAGCTGAAGACAATGCTGGAGTCCACAGGAGAGGCGATAACTGAGGATGACATCGAGGAGCTGATGAAGGATGGAGACAAGAACAATGACGGCAAAATTGACTATGATG AGTTCTTGGAGTTCATGAAAGGAGTGGAATAA